A region of Lycium barbarum isolate Lr01 chromosome 1, ASM1917538v2, whole genome shotgun sequence DNA encodes the following proteins:
- the LOC132634921 gene encoding guanylate kinase 2-like: MGEAPAFFADSVPNGVDLKSKGHKTAICIDTKIYVIGGADHESPSVIGVRIFDKSSGEWINPTVLGAKPKLSNGHSAVLINVDRILVIKSNSNTDDCFWFLEVGTPFIKEQEKTHGNDVVAWSKGVLGNVEKPIVISGPSGVGKGTLITKLMKEFPSMFGFSVSHTTRAPREKEQNGFHYHFSDRSVMEKDIKDGKFLEFASVHGNLYGTSVEAVEVVADAGKRCILDIDVQGARSVRASSLDAIFIFISPPSFEELEKRLRDRATETEEQIQKRLRNARAELEQGKSSGLFDHILVNDDLESCYENLKNILGLTEGVKTAPITYPELVDLPVEHLVSKNDQKILINCGAAEHQKASDNMYVLELSLLKGGAPGRTRGLNLYVTNPSTDRVNGDNHLS, translated from the exons ATG GGAGAAGCACCAGCTTTCTTTGCTGATAGTGTTCCAAATGGGGTTGATTTGAAATCAAAGGGACACAAAACGGCTATTTGTATCGACACTAaaatt TATGTGATTGGTGGGGCTGATCATGAATCGCCGTCGGTCATTGGAGTTCGAATCTTTGACAAATCTAGTGGTGAATG GATAAACCCCACAGTACTAGGTGCTAAACCCAAGCTGTCAAATGGCCACTCAGCCGTGCTTATAAATGTTGATCGTATATTGGTCATTAAGAGCAATTCGAATACTGATGACTGCTTTTGGTTTCTTGAG GTGGGCACCCCATTTATAAAAGAACAGGAAAAGACACATGGAAATGATGTGGTTGCCTGGAGTAAGGGAGTTTTAGGAAATGTTGAGAAGCCTATTGTCATTAGTGGCCCTTCTGGAGTGGGGAAGGGTACTTTGATAACTAAACTAATGAAAGAGTTCCCATCTATGTTTGGATTTTCTGTGAGCCACACAACCCGTGCACCAAGAGAAAAAGAGCAGAATGGATTTCATTACCATTTCAGTGACCGTAGTGTAATGGAGAAAGACATAAAGGATGGGAAGTTTCTGGAGTTTGCTTCTGTTCATGGTAATCTTTATGGTACCAGTGTTGAAGCTGTTGAGGTGGTTGCTGATGCTGGCAAG AGATGCATCCTTGATATTGATGTTCAAGGTGCAAGGTCTGTGAGGGCTAGCTCTCTTGAtgctattttcatttttatttctcCACCATCATTTGAAGAACTTGAGAAGCGCCTTCGTGATAG GGCAACTGAGACTGAAGAGCAAATCCAAAAGCGTCTCCGAAATGCTAGGGCGGAACTAGAACAAGGAAAATCATCAGGTCTCTTTGATCATATTTTGGTGAACGATGACCTAGAAAGTTGTTATGAGAATCTTAAG AACATCTTGGGTCTCACTGAAGGTGTGAAGACTGCTCCTATAACAT ATCCAGAATTAGTCGACTTGCCTGTTGAACATTTAGTCTCAAAGAATGATCAGAAGATTTTAATTAACTGTGGTGCTGCAGAACATCAAAAGGCATCAGATAACAT GTATGTTCTGGAGTTGTCTTTGCTCAAAGGAGGGGCCCCAGGACGGACACGAGGACTAAACCTATATGTCACCAATCCTTCAACTGATCGCGTAAATGGCGACAATCATCTGAGCTAA
- the LOC132611336 gene encoding uncharacterized protein LOC132611336, which produces MREVLDNGIDELNSFVSGGKFSISKAYRIMQPTWPKVPWKQLVLLKGLVPKHQFILLLAIQRRLATADRQKWGIQAAKECVLCETDAVETIDHLFFQCSHSQFIWKILLSWMGLNKPIGSWEDEVAWMAQRTTRRNPLYTALGITFAATVYHTWIERNTRRFQQQKRPKEEQVREIVLMLHTIGQNCK; this is translated from the coding sequence ATGAGAGAAGTATTGGACAATGGAATAGATGAGCTTAATTCCTTTGTGTCTGGTGGGAAATTCAGCATAAGTAAAGCTTATAGAATAATGCAACCTACCTGGCCTAAAGTTCCATGGAAACAATTGGTGTTGTTGAAGGGACTAGTGCCAAAACATCAGTTCATTTTGTTGCTAGCTATTCAAAGGAGATTGGCAACAGCGGATCGACAAAAATGGGGAATCCAAGCTGCAAAGGAGTGTGTACTATGCGAAACAGATGCAGTAGAAACTATAGACCATCTCTTCTTCCAATGCTCCCACTCTCAATTCATATGGAAGATTCTACTCTCTTGGATGGGATTAAACAAACCAATTGGCTCTTGGGAAGATGAGGTAGCATGGATGGCCCAGAGAACAACAAGAAGAAATCCACTATACACTGCTCTTGGTATCACATTCGCGGCTACAGTTTATCACACATGGATAGAGAGAAACACAAGGAGATTTCAACAACAAAAGAGACCCAAGGAAGAGCAAGTTAGAGAAATAGTATTGATGCTTCATACAATAGGCCAGAATTGTAAATGA